GTGATGGTCGGGGCCAACGCCATGGGCGGCCGCGCCCCGCCGATCCACGACGTCTCCACCGACTGGAAGACGCCGCTGATGCTGTCGGACACGGGCTTGGCGGCCCGTGGCGGCGAGGCCCAGACCATCGAGGAGGATCCCAGCCTGCCGGTCGGCTCGCTGGCCTATGCCGGCCGCCGCATCGCCGACGTCAACGCCGAGACCTGCCCGGCCGCCCGGCCGCTGGTGCTGGCGCGCTCGCCCGCCGACGCCTACGAGGCGGTCAAGGCGGCGATCCAGGCCGCGGGCCTGTCGATCGTCACCGACGATCCGATGGACGGCCGGCTGGAGGCCACGGGCCAGAGCTTCTGGTACGGACTTAAGGACGACCTCGTCGTGCGGGTGCGCCCCGACACGGCCGGCGCCCGCGTCGACATGCGCGCCATCGGCCGCGAGCCCGGCGGCGACATGGGCCGCAACTGCCGTCGGGTGGGCGGGTTGCTGGCGGTGGTGAAGGGGTAGTTCTCCGCCACTTGCCCCCTACGGACCGCTTCGCGGTCGTCTTCCCCCGGAGGGGGAAGAGCCTTTTGGCCGGCGCCAGCGCGAAGGCTCCGCCCCCTATGGGGCGGACAGACCGCGAAGCGGTCAGGTGGGGGCAAGTGATCAGGTCAGCTGATAAAGGCTATCCAGCCCTGGCTCGCCGTCACAGCTGACCCGGCCTTCCTTCACCAGCAGCAGCGTGTGGGCCAGCACCGACATGGCCGCCGCCGGGTGCAGGCGCGGGTCGACGGCGGCGTAGAGCGTGGGAACCATGGCCTTGATCGTGGTCGGGCCTTGCGCCAGCGCGGCCAACACCTGGGCCTCTCTCGCCCGGCGATGGTCGGCATAGGCCTGGAGGAACGGCGCGACGTCGCGGACCGGCGCGCCGTGGGTCGGCCACAGGGTGTCGAACCCCTCGGCCTTCACCTTTTCCAGACTGGCGAAATAGTCGCCCATGTCGCCGTCGGGCGGGGTGATCACCGTGGTCGACCAGCCCATCACATGGTCGCCCGAGAACAGGGCGTTCTCCTCCTTCAGGGCGAAGCAGACGTGGTTGGAGGTATGGCCCGGCGTGGCCACGGCGCGCAGGGTCCAGCCCGGGCCTTCGAAGACGTCGCCGTCGGCGATCTCGACATCGGGGCGGAAACCCTCGTCTTCACCAGCCTCGAGCGCCAGCCCGTGGGCCAACTCGCCAAGATGCGGCGCGCGGCGGCCGTGGATCGTCGCCCCGGTCGCCTTCCGCAGCGGACGGGCGAGGGGAGAGTGGTCGCTGTGGTGGTGGGTGACCAGGATGTGGCTGACCGTCTCGCCGTCCAGCGCCGCCAGCAGCGCCTGGAGATGGCCGTCCAGGTCGGGGCCTGGATCGATCACCGCCACGGTCCCGCGCCCGACGATATAGGTGCCGGTGCCGACATAGGTGAAGGGGCCCGGATTGTCGGCGATCACCCGGCGGATCAGCGGCGAGACCTGGTCGCAGCGCCCGTACTCGAACTCGATCTCGCGGACGAAGGGGATCATGTCGGCCTCTGGCTGGGCGGCGCCGGTCTTGCGGTGAACGACCCGTAAACCTTCTGGAGTACGGATCATGGCCGCCGACGCAGCGATTTTTGTCTCAAAACGGCTCCAGCGCGCGGCCTTCGCCATCCTGTGTCTCATCGCGGCGCAGTTCGTGCTGGCCAGCTGCGAGCCCGAGCCGTCGGCTATGGCCGCCCGAGTCGCCCTGACCCACCACTACTGAGCCGCATCGCCCTCAGGCGATCTGCCTAGATTCCGAGCACGCCGGCCAGATCGTAGCCAGCGTCCGCGCCCTGGCGAACCAGGGTGGCGCGGTCGGCCGCGCCCGAAGCGGCCTGGCCCAGGGACCAGGTGACGATCGAGCGCGTGCCCGAGCGGCAGAAGGCCAGGACCGGGCCCTCGGCGCCCTCGACCGCGCGCCGCACGGCCTCGACCTGATCATGGGTCGGCCCGCCCCGCACCGGAATATGCACATAGTCCAGCCCCGCGGCCCGCGCCGCGCCCTCGACCTGGGCGCTGGACGGCTGGCCCGGCTCCTCGTCGTCGGGCCGGTTGTTGATCACCAGAACGAAGCCTTCGCCGGCGGCGCGCGCCAGGTCGTCGAGCGCGATCTGGGGGCTGACCGAAAGCGAGTCGGTTACACGGCGAAACGCAGTCATGGGTTGTTACTCGC
The window above is part of the Caulobacter soli genome. Proteins encoded here:
- a CDS encoding MBL fold metallo-hydrolase, which translates into the protein MIPFVREIEFEYGRCDQVSPLIRRVIADNPGPFTYVGTGTYIVGRGTVAVIDPGPDLDGHLQALLAALDGETVSHILVTHHHSDHSPLARPLRKATGATIHGRRAPHLGELAHGLALEAGEDEGFRPDVEIADGDVFEGPGWTLRAVATPGHTSNHVCFALKEENALFSGDHVMGWSTTVITPPDGDMGDYFASLEKVKAEGFDTLWPTHGAPVRDVAPFLQAYADHRRAREAQVLAALAQGPTTIKAMVPTLYAAVDPRLHPAAAMSVLAHTLLLVKEGRVSCDGEPGLDSLYQLT
- a CDS encoding TIGR01244 family sulfur transferase translates to MTAFRRVTDSLSVSPQIALDDLARAAGEGFVLVINNRPDDEEPGQPSSAQVEGAARAAGLDYVHIPVRGGPTHDQVEAVRRAVEGAEGPVLAFCRSGTRSIVTWSLGQAASGAADRATLVRQGADAGYDLAGVLGI